The Sulfurimonas sp. genome includes the window TTTTACAAAACTAAAAGCCATTATGTCACACACATTTAATACAGTAACATTTTCCTCATTTAACCTCATCTGCATTACAAGCACATTTAAAAGTGCAGATTTTACACTTATACCTAAATGCACATCAAGTTCATCATCTATCTCAAGCTTTTTAACAACCATATCAACCATTGGTCTTAATGGTTCTATCATATCATCAGCCAAATTATAAGCGTTTAGTTCTGAGTGATGAAAAACTCCAAAAGTTGGTAAAAGTCCATAAGACACTAAAGACCTTGCAACTGCCCCACGAACTATCGCATATCCATAGTTTAGTGCTATATTTCTAGGATCTCCATTTTTTTGATCACGCGTAAAATTATCAAAAAGCACACTCCAGTATCTTCTTGCAGCTAAAGCTTCTAAATTTTCACTATCTCCTGATTTTACTTTATTTGTAAGCAACTTAACTTGTATATTGTCTTTTTCAAAATATGCTAAAAGCTGTGATTGGTTTATGATTTTTTGGGTGATTATTTTCTGCCAAATCTGTTTTTTAAGTGGAAGTTTCATATCTCTTTGTATATGAGATATTTGAGAAAATCTTGAGTGTTGATGAAACGGAATAAATAAACCGTTCGGCATATGATAATTATCGCAAGTAAAAAGAGCTATATTTTTTTCAGCACACATACTCAAAAGGGCGACTGTCATTGTCGCTTGGTTACTTTCTAAAACTATAACTGTTATATCTTCAAGTGGAACGGTGATAGTAGCTTCATCTTTAGGTTCATATACAAGTTGTAAGTTTTTCATACTTAATCTACACGGTTTCGTTACTAAAATAGTTCGCCATGCACTCATCTTTTCTCCTTTATTTTTTTCTTTTTAATCTACCCTCTTTT containing:
- the cas1 gene encoding type II CRISPR-associated endonuclease Cas1, which translates into the protein MSAWRTILVTKPCRLSMKNLQLVYEPKDEATITVPLEDITVIVLESNQATMTVALLSMCAEKNIALFTCDNYHMPNGLFIPFHQHSRFSQISHIQRDMKLPLKKQIWQKIITQKIINQSQLLAYFEKDNIQVKLLTNKVKSGDSENLEALAARRYWSVLFDNFTRDQKNGDPRNIALNYGYAIVRGAVARSLVSYGLLPTFGVFHHSELNAYNLADDMIEPLRPMVDMVVKKLEIDDELDVHLGISVKSALLNVLVMQMRLNEENVTVLNVCDIMAFSFVKSLKVNDVSSLKLPSVL